One segment of Streptosporangium brasiliense DNA contains the following:
- a CDS encoding Rv3235 family protein — protein MSRTSRPVPLPRVAPSPSAEPPYDDERPSGDLPAAPPYVQGALALAYGPEPVEPPARSPLIWGPPGAVPDERRLRALGQAVAEVLSGRRPPASVSPHMTGRAHAELVRSGKIINCARPPLVGTAHVSQPKDGVVEMCVLVHCGDRPRVLALRLERRGVQWLCTDVETTP, from the coding sequence ATGTCCCGTACTTCACGGCCGGTCCCCCTCCCCCGGGTCGCGCCGTCCCCCTCCGCCGAGCCGCCCTACGACGACGAGCGGCCGTCAGGAGACCTCCCGGCCGCCCCGCCGTACGTCCAGGGGGCACTCGCCCTCGCCTACGGGCCCGAGCCGGTCGAGCCTCCCGCCCGGAGCCCGTTGATCTGGGGGCCGCCGGGCGCGGTCCCCGACGAGCGGCGGCTGCGCGCCCTCGGCCAGGCCGTCGCCGAGGTCCTGTCCGGCAGGCGGCCGCCGGCGAGCGTCTCCCCGCACATGACCGGCCGCGCCCACGCCGAGCTGGTCAGGAGCGGGAAGATCATCAACTGCGCGCGGCCGCCGCTGGTCGGCACGGCGCACGTGTCCCAGCCCAAGGACGGGGTCGTGGAGATGTGCGTCCTGGTGCACTGCGGGGACCGGCCGCGCGTGCTGGCCCTGCGGCTGGAGCGCCGGGGTGTGCAGTGGCTGTGCACCGACGTCGAGACGACCCCCTGA
- the secA gene encoding preprotein translocase subunit SecA codes for MPAFLDKILRAGEGKLLRKLKRIAEQVNSIEDDFKSLTDAELRALTADYKQRHADGESLDDLLPEAFATVREASRRVLGKRLFDVQIMGGANLHMGNISEMRTGEGKTLTCALPAYLNAISGKGVHVITTNDYLAKRDAEETGRIHRFLGLEVGVILANMPPEERRKQYNADITYGTNNEFGFDYLRDNMAWSLEECVQRGHNFGLVDEVDSILIDEARTPLIISGPGEQSGKWYAEFAKIVPRLRRGTEGKDGEENTGDYAVDEKKRTVGIFESGVEKVEDWLGIDNLYKPEHTHLVGFLNNALKAKELYKKDKDYIVTDGEVLIVDEFTGRVLHGRRYNEGMHQAIEAKEGVKIKDENQTLATITLQNYFRLYTTLSGMTGTAATEANEFHQTYKLGVVPIPTNRPMIRKDQADVVYKTEDAKFLACVEDIKERYDRGQPVLVGTTSVAKSERLAKELKRKGIKHEVLNAKNHAREAAIIAEAGRKHAVTVATNMAGRGTDIMLGGNPDFRADVELRNRGLDPVETPDEYDKAWGEALEKAKDAVRAEHDEVTELGGLYVLGTERHESRRIDNQLRGRSGRQGDPGESRFYLSLEDDLMRLFNSARVEMIMTRLNIPDDVPIESGIVSKAIASAQHQVEQQNFEIRKNVLKYDEVMNRQRKVIYAERRRVLEGADLHEQIRGFINDVIDEYVAGATAEGFAEEWDLDKLWKALGQLYPTTLTIDGLVEEGGGREELTAEFLNEKIKADAMAAYDRREQELGPETMRELERRVILSVLDRKWREHLYEMDYLQEGIGLRAMAQRDPLIEYQREGFDMFSQMLEGIKEESVGYLFNLEVEVQTNPIVEEHDHAHEDEAITETRSIIARGLRGPQRPSELEYTAPGEAGEIEHTRVSTKAERDAYGNVERNAPCPCGSGKKYKRCHGDPRNVEV; via the coding sequence GTGCCAGCCTTTCTCGATAAGATTCTTCGCGCAGGCGAAGGCAAGCTTCTGCGTAAGCTCAAGCGGATCGCCGAACAGGTCAACTCCATTGAGGACGACTTCAAGAGCCTGACCGACGCCGAACTCCGCGCGCTGACCGCTGACTACAAGCAGCGTCACGCCGACGGCGAGTCGCTCGACGACCTGCTTCCCGAAGCCTTCGCCACCGTCCGTGAGGCCTCCCGCCGCGTGCTGGGCAAGCGCCTCTTCGACGTGCAGATCATGGGCGGGGCCAACCTGCACATGGGCAACATCTCCGAGATGCGCACAGGTGAGGGCAAGACCCTCACCTGCGCGCTCCCCGCCTACCTCAACGCCATCTCCGGCAAGGGCGTCCACGTCATCACGACCAACGACTACCTCGCCAAGCGCGACGCCGAGGAGACGGGCCGCATCCACCGTTTCCTCGGGCTCGAGGTCGGCGTGATCCTGGCGAACATGCCGCCCGAGGAGCGTCGCAAGCAGTACAACGCCGACATCACCTACGGCACGAACAACGAGTTCGGCTTCGACTACCTGCGCGACAACATGGCCTGGTCGCTGGAGGAGTGCGTCCAGCGCGGCCACAACTTCGGGCTCGTCGACGAGGTCGACTCGATCCTCATCGACGAGGCCAGGACGCCGCTGATCATCTCCGGCCCCGGCGAGCAGTCCGGCAAGTGGTACGCCGAGTTCGCCAAGATCGTCCCCCGGCTCCGCAGGGGCACCGAGGGCAAGGACGGCGAGGAGAACACCGGAGACTACGCCGTCGACGAGAAGAAGCGCACCGTCGGCATCTTCGAGTCCGGCGTGGAGAAGGTCGAGGACTGGCTCGGCATCGACAACCTCTACAAGCCCGAGCACACCCACCTGGTCGGCTTCCTCAACAACGCGTTGAAGGCCAAGGAGCTCTACAAGAAGGACAAGGACTACATCGTCACCGACGGCGAGGTCCTGATCGTCGACGAGTTCACCGGTCGAGTCCTGCACGGCCGCCGCTACAACGAGGGCATGCACCAGGCCATCGAGGCGAAGGAGGGTGTGAAGATCAAGGACGAGAACCAGACTCTCGCCACGATCACCCTCCAGAACTACTTCCGCCTCTACACCACCCTCTCCGGCATGACCGGCACCGCGGCCACCGAGGCCAACGAGTTCCACCAGACCTACAAGCTCGGCGTCGTCCCGATCCCGACGAACCGGCCGATGATCCGCAAGGACCAGGCCGACGTGGTCTACAAGACCGAGGACGCCAAGTTCCTGGCCTGTGTCGAGGACATCAAGGAGCGCTACGACAGGGGCCAGCCGGTCCTGGTCGGCACCACGAGCGTGGCCAAGTCCGAGCGGCTGGCCAAGGAGCTCAAGCGCAAGGGCATCAAGCACGAGGTCCTCAACGCCAAGAACCACGCGCGTGAGGCGGCGATCATCGCCGAGGCCGGCCGCAAGCACGCCGTCACCGTCGCCACCAACATGGCCGGTCGAGGCACCGACATCATGCTCGGCGGAAACCCCGACTTCCGCGCCGACGTGGAGCTGCGCAACCGCGGCCTGGACCCGGTCGAGACTCCCGACGAGTACGACAAGGCGTGGGGCGAGGCGCTGGAGAAGGCCAAGGACGCAGTGAGGGCCGAGCACGACGAGGTCACCGAGCTCGGCGGCCTCTATGTCCTGGGCACCGAGCGGCACGAGTCGCGGCGCATCGACAACCAGCTCCGCGGCCGCTCCGGCCGTCAGGGCGACCCGGGTGAGTCGCGCTTCTACCTCTCGCTCGAAGACGACCTCATGCGCCTGTTCAACTCGGCCAGGGTCGAGATGATCATGACGCGGCTGAACATCCCGGACGACGTCCCGATCGAGTCGGGCATCGTCTCCAAGGCCATCGCCTCCGCCCAGCACCAGGTCGAGCAGCAGAACTTCGAGATCCGCAAGAACGTTCTGAAGTACGACGAGGTCATGAACCGGCAGCGCAAGGTGATCTACGCCGAGCGCCGCCGGGTGCTGGAGGGCGCGGACCTGCACGAGCAGATCCGCGGCTTCATCAACGACGTCATCGACGAATACGTCGCCGGTGCCACCGCCGAGGGCTTCGCCGAGGAGTGGGACCTCGACAAGCTCTGGAAGGCGCTCGGCCAGCTCTACCCGACCACCCTCACCATCGACGGCCTCGTCGAGGAGGGCGGCGGGCGCGAGGAGCTCACCGCGGAGTTCCTCAACGAGAAGATCAAGGCCGACGCCATGGCCGCCTACGACCGCCGCGAGCAGGAGCTCGGCCCGGAGACCATGCGGGAGCTGGAGCGCCGGGTCATCCTGTCGGTCCTCGACCGCAAGTGGCGCGAGCACCTCTACGAGATGGACTACCTCCAGGAGGGCATCGGCCTGCGCGCGATGGCGCAGCGCGACCCCCTGATCGAATACCAGCGCGAGGGCTTCGACATGTTCTCCCAGATGCTGGAGGGCATCAAGGAGGAGTCGGTCGGCTATCTGTTCAACCTCGAGGTCGAGGTGCAGACCAATCCGATCGTCGAGGAGCACGACCACGCGCACGAGGACGAGGCGATCACGGAGACCCGCTCCATCATCGCCCGCGGTCTGCGCGGCCCGCAGCGCCCCTCCGAGCTGGAATACACCGCGCCCGGTGAGGCCGGCGAGATCGAGCACACCCGGGTCAGCACCAAGGCCGAGCGCGACGCCTACGGCAATGTCGAGCGCAACGCCCCGTGCCCCTGCGGCTCCGGCAAGAAGTACAAGCGCTGCCACGGCGACCCCAGGAACGTCGAGGTCTGA